In Insulibacter thermoxylanivorax, one genomic interval encodes:
- a CDS encoding response regulator transcription factor, translated as MQHHKILVVEDEPTLSRLLSYNLTQEGYEAEVIDNGMEALQACMDQTFDLIILDVMLPGMSGFEVLEKLRKRGVKTPVIILTARNGEEEIVQGLKLGADDYVTKPFGVAELLARVSAVLRRVKGDADGGAKEENMIQLGDIRIYPDKYEVVLNDELIPMRPKEFEVLLYLVQHPGMVITRDELMNQVWGYDYIGGQRTVDVHVSSLRKKLELNQETVKIDSIRGVGYKLVVKQ; from the coding sequence ATGCAACACCATAAGATTCTCGTCGTAGAAGACGAGCCGACTCTCTCTCGCTTGCTGTCTTATAATCTGACTCAGGAAGGCTATGAGGCGGAAGTGATCGACAACGGAATGGAAGCATTGCAGGCCTGTATGGATCAAACCTTTGATCTCATCATCCTGGATGTGATGCTGCCCGGAATGAGCGGATTTGAAGTGCTGGAGAAACTGCGCAAGCGAGGCGTGAAGACGCCGGTAATCATCCTGACGGCGCGCAATGGGGAAGAGGAGATCGTGCAAGGATTGAAGCTGGGCGCGGATGATTACGTAACCAAACCCTTCGGCGTAGCTGAACTGCTGGCTCGTGTGTCAGCCGTATTACGGCGTGTCAAGGGGGATGCAGACGGCGGCGCCAAGGAGGAGAACATGATTCAGCTTGGCGATATCCGCATCTATCCGGACAAGTATGAGGTGGTCTTGAATGATGAACTGATCCCTATGCGTCCGAAGGAATTTGAGGTGCTGCTCTATCTTGTGCAGCATCCCGGCATGGTGATCACAAGGGATGAGTTGATGAACCAGGTATGGGGATATGACTATATCGGCGGACAGCGCACGGTGGACGTGCATGTGAGCTCGCTTCGCAAGAAGCTTGAACTGAACCAAGAAACCGTGAAGATCGATTCGATCCGCGGCGTGGGTTACAAGTTAGTAGTCAAACAATAG
- the pnpS gene encoding two-component system histidine kinase PnpS encodes MFRIRTRLFLTYMILVGVTVLAAGLFAGKVIKDSHTEAIRRNMMNEVRMIVSMIEPDIASYDPVNRRAYYQEQVERFAALTASRVTFIRVDGWVIADSHHQASEMDDHGDRPEIQDILEGRMIGDAIRFSDTLGEDMIYVAAPVYNGDQLAGYVRIALGLEELSGTVYALWGYMLIGLTILLAISALVSYRFAASFTRPIEHIIAVAKRITMHNYRARVRLKRRDEIGLLGSAINTMAVSLQEQMEQLTENENRLESVIDNMISGIVVLDREDRIVLMNKAAERILGYDAQEVIGTAYDRLKQPLPFEQLVLESIYRGEHIRDEIVLYYPEERTIELHIIPLKMDSLSNSGLIIVLHDITAIRKLERMRSEFVANVSHELKTPIAAVKGFAETLLSGSVSDEKTTRSFLQIIYDESERLNRLIGDILELSKIESKREPLHLAPIQLDSFLNSVVEMMRPEADRKKITLELEAPEDVYIEGDEDKLRQVFINLLSNGINYTPENGSVKMVLQTLGDPEGEYDRVMISVIDTGIGIPKKDLPRIFERFYRVDKARSRSSGGTGLGLSIVKHLVELHQGSIRVESRHGLGSTFIVELPVLHTWND; translated from the coding sequence ATGTTTCGCATACGGACGAGATTGTTTCTGACCTATATGATCTTGGTTGGGGTTACGGTGCTGGCGGCTGGACTGTTCGCCGGCAAGGTCATCAAAGACTCGCATACGGAAGCCATTCGCAGGAATATGATGAATGAGGTCCGTATGATCGTCTCGATGATCGAACCGGATATCGCAAGTTACGATCCGGTAAACAGAAGAGCATACTATCAAGAGCAGGTGGAGAGATTCGCGGCATTGACGGCATCGCGGGTCACCTTCATCAGAGTCGACGGCTGGGTAATCGCGGATTCCCATCATCAAGCGTCTGAGATGGATGATCATGGGGATCGGCCGGAGATCCAGGACATCTTGGAAGGGCGGATGATCGGCGACGCGATCCGGTTCAGCGATACTTTGGGCGAGGACATGATCTACGTGGCCGCTCCAGTCTATAACGGCGATCAATTGGCTGGTTATGTCAGAATCGCCCTTGGTCTGGAGGAGCTCAGCGGGACGGTTTATGCGCTTTGGGGCTATATGTTGATCGGATTGACGATTCTGCTTGCGATTAGTGCTTTGGTCAGCTATCGCTTCGCAGCCAGCTTCACCCGCCCGATCGAGCATATCATCGCTGTAGCGAAGCGCATCACCATGCACAATTACAGAGCGCGGGTTCGATTGAAGAGGAGGGATGAGATTGGGCTCCTGGGATCAGCGATCAACACGATGGCAGTCAGCCTGCAGGAGCAGATGGAACAGCTTACTGAGAACGAGAACCGCTTGGAGAGCGTGATCGACAATATGATCAGCGGGATCGTCGTGCTGGACAGGGAGGATCGCATCGTGCTGATGAACAAAGCGGCAGAACGGATCCTTGGTTACGATGCGCAGGAAGTGATCGGCACAGCCTACGACCGTCTTAAACAACCGCTTCCCTTCGAGCAGCTGGTGCTGGAGAGCATCTATCGGGGGGAACATATCCGCGATGAGATCGTCTTATACTATCCAGAGGAAAGGACGATCGAGCTCCATATCATCCCGCTCAAGATGGATTCCCTGTCTAACTCCGGGCTGATCATCGTCCTGCATGATATCACCGCGATTCGCAAACTGGAACGAATGCGCAGTGAGTTCGTAGCGAATGTCTCCCATGAGCTTAAGACACCGATCGCTGCCGTGAAGGGCTTCGCGGAAACCTTGTTGTCCGGCTCAGTCAGCGATGAGAAGACGACGCGTTCGTTCCTGCAGATCATCTATGATGAGAGCGAACGATTAAATCGCCTGATCGGCGATATCCTGGAGCTATCCAAGATCGAATCGAAGCGGGAACCGCTCCATCTCGCACCGATTCAGCTGGACTCTTTCCTCAACAGCGTCGTCGAGATGATGCGGCCTGAGGCCGACCGGAAGAAGATCACGCTGGAGCTGGAAGCCCCGGAGGATGTGTATATCGAAGGGGATGAAGATAAACTGCGTCAGGTATTCATCAACCTCCTGTCGAACGGTATCAATTACACGCCGGAGAACGGTTCAGTGAAGATGGTCCTGCAGACCTTGGGTGATCCTGAGGGGGAATATGATCGGGTGATGATATCGGTGATCGATACGGGGATCGGCATCCCGAAGAAAGACTTGCCGCGCATCTTCGAACGATTCTACCGTGTGGATAAAGCGCGCTCGCGCAGTTCTGGAGGGACGGGGCTGGGCTTGTCGATCGTGAAGCATCTTGTGGAGCTCCATCAGGGTTCGATCCGTGTGGAGAGCAGACACGGGCTTGGTTCTACCTTCATCGTCGAACTGCCGGTGCTTCATACTTGGAACGACTAA
- a CDS encoding fumarate hydratase has protein sequence MRYFEESMYRLIEETSTNLPADVRRALKRAQEMEDAGTRAALSLSTIADNIEMAETNVSPICQDTGMPTFIIKCPVGANQIEMKKAIRSAVARATKDGKLRSNSVDSLTGANTGDNLGEGTPVIHFEQWEKDEIEVRLILKGGGCENKNIQYSLPTELEGLGRAGRDLDGIRKCILHAVYQAQGHGCSAGFIGVGIGGDRTTGYELAKMQLFRPVDDVNPNEDLRKLEEYIMEHANKLGIGTMGFGGQVTLLGCKIGAYNRLPASFFVSVAYNCWAFRRQGVRIDIGSGQIQDWLYERGSSVQMSDTKQPMEAAAIAGEKRREFVLHTPVTEEQIRQLKVGDVVIIKGPMYTGRDAVHKYLVDHDCPVDLNGAALYHCGPVMLKDEDGNWHVKAAGPTTSIREEPYQADILKKFGVRIVIGKGGMGAKTLAALKEHGAVYLNAIGGAAQYYADTIKRVNGVDFLNFGVPEAMWHLEVDGFAAIVTMDAHGNSLHADVEMDSLQKLSQFKDPVFI, from the coding sequence ATGCGATATTTCGAAGAAAGCATGTATCGATTGATCGAGGAAACGTCGACGAATCTGCCGGCAGATGTTCGGCGTGCTCTTAAACGCGCGCAAGAGATGGAAGATGCAGGTACGCGCGCTGCCCTCTCCCTCTCGACCATCGCAGACAATATTGAGATGGCCGAGACGAATGTATCGCCGATCTGTCAAGATACGGGCATGCCTACGTTCATCATCAAGTGTCCCGTAGGTGCGAATCAGATCGAGATGAAGAAGGCGATCCGCAGCGCTGTTGCCCGTGCCACCAAGGACGGCAAGCTGCGGTCGAACTCCGTTGATTCCCTGACCGGTGCGAATACCGGAGATAATCTGGGAGAAGGCACACCCGTCATCCACTTCGAACAGTGGGAGAAGGATGAGATTGAAGTCCGGCTGATCCTCAAGGGCGGCGGCTGCGAGAACAAGAACATCCAATACAGCCTGCCGACGGAGCTTGAAGGGCTTGGCCGAGCAGGGAGGGATCTGGATGGGATCCGCAAGTGTATCCTGCACGCCGTCTATCAAGCTCAAGGACACGGCTGCAGTGCAGGATTTATCGGCGTCGGGATCGGCGGCGATCGCACGACGGGATATGAATTGGCTAAGATGCAGCTTTTCCGGCCCGTCGATGATGTGAATCCGAATGAAGACTTGCGGAAGTTAGAAGAGTATATCATGGAGCATGCAAATAAGCTTGGCATCGGCACGATGGGATTCGGCGGACAAGTTACACTGCTCGGATGCAAGATTGGTGCATATAACCGATTGCCTGCCAGCTTCTTCGTCTCCGTCGCCTACAATTGCTGGGCATTCCGCAGACAGGGCGTGCGGATCGACATTGGGAGCGGACAGATTCAGGATTGGCTGTATGAGCGCGGCTCCTCAGTGCAGATGAGCGATACGAAACAGCCGATGGAAGCAGCAGCGATCGCCGGGGAGAAACGGCGCGAATTCGTGCTGCATACGCCGGTGACGGAAGAGCAGATTCGCCAGCTCAAGGTCGGCGATGTCGTGATCATCAAGGGTCCGATGTATACCGGACGCGATGCCGTCCATAAGTATCTGGTCGATCATGATTGCCCGGTAGATCTGAATGGCGCAGCGCTCTATCATTGCGGCCCTGTCATGCTGAAAGATGAAGACGGGAATTGGCACGTGAAGGCGGCGGGGCCGACGACGAGTATCCGTGAAGAGCCGTACCAAGCCGATATTCTGAAGAAGTTCGGCGTCCGCATCGTCATTGGCAAAGGCGGTATGGGAGCGAAGACCTTAGCCGCACTTAAGGAGCACGGTGCTGTATATCTGAATGCGATCGGCGGTGCCGCGCAATATTATGCGGATACGATCAAACGGGTGAATGGCGTAGATTTTCTGAATTTTGGCGTTCCGGAAGCGATGTGGCATCTGGAAGTGGACGGATTTGCGGCGATCGTGACGATGGATGCTCACGGTAACAGCCTGCACGCCGATGTCGAAATGGATTCTTTACAAAAATTAAGTCAATTTAAAGATCCGGTCTTCATATAA
- the yfbR gene encoding 5'-deoxynucleotidase: MDSHFFAYLYRLRFIKRWSLMRNTTPENVAEHSFHVAVLTHALCTIANEVFQRQIPTDEIVSMALFHDVTEVITGDIPAPVKHHNKAILTNFREIEDLAAKRLASMIPEPLRSVYEPLINGERLQDQDREMYSRYVKAADLLDAYIKCMAELSAGNREFTVAKRQIERSLSALEMPEVDYFIKHFAASFEKTLDEISDPEAGIEQV; this comes from the coding sequence TTGGACAGTCATTTTTTTGCTTATCTCTACCGTCTTCGCTTTATCAAACGCTGGAGCCTGATGCGCAATACGACTCCGGAGAATGTCGCTGAACACTCTTTCCATGTGGCCGTGCTGACGCATGCACTGTGCACGATTGCCAATGAAGTATTCCAGCGGCAGATCCCAACAGACGAGATCGTATCGATGGCTCTGTTTCACGATGTGACTGAAGTGATCACCGGGGATATCCCCGCTCCGGTTAAACATCATAACAAAGCGATCTTGACGAATTTCCGAGAGATTGAAGACCTTGCCGCGAAACGGCTCGCCTCGATGATCCCTGAACCGCTGAGGAGCGTCTATGAGCCCCTGATCAACGGTGAACGCTTGCAAGATCAGGACCGGGAGATGTACAGCCGCTATGTGAAGGCCGCCGATCTGCTGGATGCTTACATTAAGTGCATGGCTGAACTATCGGCCGGGAACCGTGAATTCACCGTCGCCAAACGGCAGATCGAACGCTCCCTGTCTGCCCTCGAGATGCCGGAAGTAGATTATTTTATTAAGCATTTCGCTGCGAGCTTCGAGAAAACCCTCGATGAGATATCGGATCCCGAGGCTGGCATAGAGCAAGTATAG
- the icd gene encoding NADP-dependent isocitrate dehydrogenase — protein MAQFEKFTPPAEGEKITIDENGKLQVPDNPIVPFIEGDGTGPDIWRAAKRVLDAAVEKAYQGKKKIAWYEVYAGEKAYNKFGEWLPQDTLTAIREYIVAIKGPLTTPIGGGIRSLNVALRQELDLYVCLRPVRYFQGVPSPVKHPELVDMVIFRENTEDIYAGVEWQAGTPEVKKVIEFLQKEMGVNKIRFPETSGIGIKPVSEEGSKRLIRAAIEYAIKHNRKSVTLVHKGNIMKFTEGAFKNWGYELAEQEYPDKTFTWGQYDRIKEEQGVEAANAAQEKALAEGKILIKDAIADIALQQVLTRPKDFDVIATLNLNGDYLSDALAAQVGGIGIAPGANINYVTGHAIFEATHGTAPKYAGQDVVNPGSVILSGVMMLEHLGWQEAADLIYKGMDRTIQNKTVTYDFARLMDDAKQVKCSEFGNLIIENM, from the coding sequence ATGGCACAATTCGAGAAGTTTACTCCCCCTGCAGAGGGCGAGAAGATTACGATTGATGAGAACGGCAAGTTGCAAGTTCCGGACAATCCGATCGTACCTTTCATCGAAGGGGATGGTACGGGTCCAGATATATGGCGCGCTGCTAAGCGTGTGTTGGATGCAGCAGTAGAGAAAGCATACCAGGGTAAGAAGAAGATCGCTTGGTACGAAGTGTATGCCGGGGAGAAGGCGTACAACAAGTTCGGCGAATGGCTGCCGCAGGATACGCTGACGGCGATTCGCGAATACATCGTAGCGATCAAGGGACCGCTCACCACGCCGATCGGCGGCGGTATTCGTTCGCTTAACGTTGCTCTTCGTCAAGAACTGGATCTCTATGTATGCCTGCGTCCTGTCCGCTATTTCCAAGGGGTTCCATCGCCGGTTAAGCATCCGGAACTGGTAGATATGGTGATCTTCCGTGAGAACACCGAGGACATCTACGCCGGTGTGGAATGGCAAGCGGGCACTCCGGAAGTGAAGAAAGTCATCGAGTTCCTCCAGAAGGAGATGGGTGTGAATAAGATTCGCTTCCCTGAGACTTCCGGCATCGGGATTAAACCGGTCTCAGAGGAAGGTTCGAAGCGCCTCATCCGTGCAGCGATTGAATATGCGATCAAGCATAACCGCAAGAGCGTGACCCTCGTACATAAAGGGAACATTATGAAGTTCACGGAGGGTGCGTTTAAGAATTGGGGTTATGAGCTTGCTGAGCAAGAATATCCGGACAAGACCTTCACTTGGGGACAATATGACCGCATCAAGGAAGAACAAGGCGTGGAGGCGGCTAATGCAGCTCAAGAGAAGGCGCTGGCTGAAGGCAAGATCCTCATCAAGGATGCGATCGCGGATATCGCTCTGCAGCAAGTGCTGACGCGTCCGAAGGATTTTGATGTGATCGCTACGCTTAACCTCAACGGCGACTATCTGTCCGATGCTCTGGCTGCGCAAGTCGGCGGAATCGGAATCGCACCGGGGGCGAATATCAACTACGTTACCGGGCATGCGATCTTCGAGGCTACCCATGGTACGGCTCCGAAGTATGCGGGACAAGACGTCGTCAATCCGGGCTCGGTCATCCTCTCCGGCGTGATGATGTTAGAGCATCTGGGCTGGCAGGAAGCGGCTGACCTGATCTACAAGGGAATGGACCGCACGATTCAGAACAAGACCGTCACCTACGACTTCGCTCGCTTGATGGATGATGCGAAACAGGTCAAATGCTCGGAGTTCGGTAATCTCATCATTGAGAATATGTAA
- the citZ gene encoding citrate synthase — MTVTKGLEGVVAASSSISSIIDGVLTYRGIHIDELAEHATFEEVVYLLWFGKLPTYAELEEFRQKLNAEMKIPAAIVDQLKSYPKDMNTMAALRSAVSSLALFDAEANDMSPEANVRKAIRLQAQLPVIVAAIARVRENQPLIEPKSDRSIAYNFLYMLKGEEPADIAVKALDKALVLHADHELNASTFAARVTVATLSDIYSGITSAIGTLKGPLHGGANEQVMAMLEEIGSIDRVESYIENALNNKQKIMGFGHRVYKNGDPRAKHLQRMSQELGKLTGNMKWYDMSVMIEKLVNSKKGLKPNVDFYSASVYTALDIPRDLFTPIFAMSRVSGWTAHILEQYEDNRLIRPRAEYVGPRNNQYKPIDQRS; from the coding sequence ATGACGGTAACGAAAGGTCTTGAAGGGGTTGTCGCAGCTTCATCTTCGATCAGTTCGATCATCGATGGCGTATTGACATACCGCGGCATACATATCGATGAACTGGCAGAGCATGCAACCTTCGAAGAGGTCGTGTATTTGCTGTGGTTCGGTAAACTTCCTACATATGCCGAACTGGAAGAGTTTCGGCAGAAGCTGAACGCGGAGATGAAGATCCCGGCAGCAATCGTAGACCAGCTTAAGTCGTATCCGAAGGATATGAATACGATGGCAGCACTGCGTTCCGCGGTATCAAGTCTGGCCTTGTTCGATGCGGAAGCGAACGATATGAGCCCGGAAGCGAACGTGCGCAAGGCGATTCGTCTGCAAGCTCAACTTCCTGTCATCGTCGCCGCCATCGCTAGAGTTCGCGAGAACCAGCCGTTAATAGAACCGAAGTCAGATCGATCGATTGCATATAACTTCTTGTATATGCTGAAGGGCGAAGAACCCGCAGACATCGCCGTGAAAGCCCTGGATAAGGCGCTTGTGCTGCATGCTGATCATGAGCTCAATGCCAGCACCTTCGCGGCGCGTGTAACTGTGGCTACGCTTTCAGACATCTACTCCGGCATCACTTCGGCGATTGGCACATTAAAGGGACCGCTTCACGGCGGAGCCAATGAACAAGTCATGGCGATGTTGGAAGAGATCGGATCCATTGACCGGGTGGAATCCTATATTGAGAATGCATTGAACAACAAACAGAAAATTATGGGCTTCGGTCACCGCGTATACAAGAACGGCGATCCGCGTGCGAAGCATCTGCAGCGCATGTCCCAAGAGCTGGGAAAGTTGACCGGCAACATGAAATGGTATGATATGTCTGTTATGATAGAGAAGCTGGTCAACAGCAAGAAGGGACTCAAGCCGAATGTGGACTTCTATTCGGCAAGCGTATATACGGCGCTGGATATTCCGCGCGATCTCTTCACACCGATCTTCGCGATGAGTCGCGTATCCGGTTGGACAGCGCATATCCTCGAACAATATGAGGACAATCGCCTGATCCGTCCGAGAGCGGAATATGTAGGACCGAGGAATAACCAATACAAGCCGATCGATCAACGCTCTTAA
- a CDS encoding acyl-CoA thioesterase — MPVSDWYTCDLTARYAETDRMGVIYHANYLTWFEIGRTEMIRELGYPYRKIEELGLLLPVVDLDMQFIKPAYYDDRIRISTRITDFTNIRLNFEVRIERLDEETFQAAELLVTGRTRHVWLNNRWKSARIDREAPELYALIKRACHLEE, encoded by the coding sequence ATGCCCGTTAGTGACTGGTATACCTGTGATCTGACGGCGAGGTATGCCGAGACCGATCGCATGGGCGTCATCTATCATGCCAACTATCTGACCTGGTTCGAGATCGGCCGGACAGAGATGATCCGCGAACTGGGTTATCCATATCGAAAGATCGAAGAGCTGGGGCTCTTGCTCCCCGTTGTGGATCTGGATATGCAGTTTATCAAGCCTGCATATTATGATGATCGGATCCGGATCTCTACCCGGATCACAGATTTTACGAATATACGTTTAAATTTTGAAGTCCGTATCGAAAGGCTCGATGAAGAGACGTTTCAGGCTGCTGAACTGCTGGTAACAGGCCGTACCAGACATGTTTGGTTGAACAACCGATGGAAGTCGGCGAGGATTGACCGTGAAGCACCTGAGTTGTATGCCTTAATCAAGCGTGCTTGTCATCTCGAGGAATGA
- the pyk gene encoding pyruvate kinase has product MRKTKIVCTIGPASESLEMLKQLIEAGMNVARLNFSHGDYEEHGNRIKNIRQASKELGKTVAILLDTKGPEIRIGKLKEEPIELVQDEYLTLTTEEIIGDKDRIHVTYKDLPKDVQVGSTILIDDGLIELSVVEISDTEIKCRIVNGGQIKGRKGVNVPGVKISLPGITEKDAADIKFGIEQGVDFIAASFVRKASDVLEIRELLEKHNGSHIQIISKIENQEGVDNLDEIIEVSDGLMVARGDLGVEIPAEEVPIVQKKMIEKCNIAGKPVITATQMLDSMQRNPRPTRAEASDVANAIFDGTDAIMLSGETAAGKYPVEAVRTMARIAESTEAALPYSEMFKRQSKAQEVSITESISQSVAKSAYDLKADAIITATESGYTARMVSKYRPKAPIIAVTPNEEVLRRMSLYWGVLPVLGVHAPSTDVMFEMAVDSALKTKMVKPGDLVVITAGVPVGRSGTTNLIKIHHIGEIVAKGQGIGSQIATGKVVIANNPQEALEKTTAGSVLVCPGTDKDYMPAFEKAAAVITETGGITSHAAIVGLSLGKPVIVGVENALNLLQDGVEVTVYAELGVVFCAEAQ; this is encoded by the coding sequence ATGCGAAAAACAAAAATTGTATGTACGATCGGACCAGCAAGTGAATCCCTTGAGATGTTGAAACAGCTCATCGAAGCAGGCATGAACGTAGCCAGACTGAACTTCTCTCATGGAGATTATGAGGAGCACGGCAATCGGATCAAGAATATCAGACAAGCCAGCAAGGAATTGGGCAAGACCGTAGCCATCCTGCTCGATACGAAGGGGCCGGAGATCCGGATCGGCAAGCTGAAGGAAGAGCCGATTGAACTGGTGCAAGATGAGTATCTGACGCTCACGACTGAAGAGATCATCGGGGACAAGGATCGCATTCATGTTACATATAAAGATCTGCCGAAAGATGTTCAAGTCGGATCGACGATTCTCATCGACGACGGGTTGATCGAATTGTCGGTCGTTGAAATCAGCGATACGGAGATCAAGTGCCGCATCGTCAACGGCGGACAGATCAAGGGCCGCAAGGGCGTTAACGTACCGGGCGTGAAGATCTCGCTGCCGGGGATCACGGAGAAGGACGCTGCCGATATCAAGTTCGGCATCGAGCAAGGCGTGGACTTCATCGCTGCATCCTTCGTGCGTAAGGCAAGCGACGTGCTGGAGATCCGCGAATTGCTGGAGAAGCACAACGGCAGCCACATCCAGATCATCTCCAAGATCGAGAACCAAGAGGGTGTCGATAACCTCGACGAGATCATCGAGGTATCCGACGGTCTGATGGTTGCCCGCGGTGACCTCGGGGTCGAGATCCCGGCGGAGGAAGTTCCGATCGTACAGAAGAAGATGATCGAGAAGTGCAATATCGCCGGCAAGCCGGTTATTACAGCTACGCAGATGCTGGATTCGATGCAGCGCAATCCGCGGCCGACGCGTGCAGAAGCAAGCGACGTGGCGAACGCGATCTTCGATGGTACGGATGCGATCATGCTGTCGGGGGAGACGGCTGCTGGTAAATATCCAGTAGAAGCTGTGCGCACCATGGCCCGCATCGCTGAGAGCACGGAAGCAGCTCTGCCGTACAGCGAGATGTTCAAGCGCCAGAGCAAAGCGCAGGAAGTCAGCATCACGGAATCGATCAGCCAATCCGTTGCGAAGAGCGCTTATGACCTGAAAGCCGATGCGATCATCACGGCTACGGAGAGCGGCTATACCGCGCGGATGGTTTCGAAGTATAGACCGAAGGCGCCGATTATCGCCGTTACGCCGAACGAAGAAGTCCTGCGCCGGATGAGCCTGTACTGGGGCGTACTGCCTGTACTCGGTGTACATGCTCCTTCTACGGATGTGATGTTCGAGATGGCCGTTGACAGCGCGTTGAAGACGAAGATGGTGAAGCCGGGCGATCTCGTCGTCATCACAGCAGGCGTACCTGTAGGCCGTTCTGGAACGACGAACCTGATTAAGATCCATCACATCGGTGAGATCGTCGCCAAGGGTCAAGGGATCGGTTCTCAGATCGCAACGGGCAAAGTGGTCATCGCCAACAATCCGCAGGAAGCTCTGGAGAAGACGACGGCCGGATCCGTCCTCGTATGCCCGGGAACGGACAAGGATTACATGCCGGCATTTGAGAAAGCAGCAGCCGTGATCACGGAAACTGGCGGGATCACTTCGCATGCGGCGATCGTCGGGCTCAGCCTGGGCAAACCGGTCATCGTCGGCGTGGAGAACGCATTAAACCTGCTGCAAGACGGGGTTGAAGTGACCGTATACGCAGAGCTCGGCGTCGTATTCTGCGCAGAAGCTCAATAA
- the accA gene encoding acetyl-CoA carboxylase carboxyl transferase subunit alpha produces the protein MKGDLPFEQPLEELRAKIEDVKRFGIERGIDFSEEIARLEERYAKLEEEIYSNLTASQRLLIARHPQRPTALDYIHAIFENFIELHGDRVYGDDLAIVGGIGKLNGIPVTVVGHQKGKDTKDNIARNFGMPHPEGFRKGLRLMKQADKFRRPIITFIDTPGAYPGGAAEERGQAEAIARNLFEMAKFRVPIICVIIGEGGSGGALALGVGNRILMLENAVYSVSSPEAAASILYKDASQSLKAAEAMKITADSILELGVADGIVPEPRGGAHRDMQQQAAYIKEALLAHLDPLLQMNEQELREDRYRKYRAIGKFAFTQQIGEVQ, from the coding sequence GTGAAGGGTGATTTGCCTTTTGAGCAGCCGCTGGAGGAGCTGCGAGCGAAGATCGAGGATGTCAAGCGATTCGGCATTGAGAGAGGGATTGATTTTAGCGAGGAGATCGCCCGGCTGGAGGAACGTTATGCGAAGCTGGAAGAGGAGATCTACAGCAACTTGACGGCATCGCAGAGGCTGCTCATCGCCAGGCACCCGCAGCGTCCCACGGCCCTCGATTATATCCATGCGATTTTCGAGAACTTCATCGAATTGCATGGGGATCGTGTGTACGGCGATGATCTGGCTATCGTCGGCGGCATCGGCAAGCTTAACGGGATCCCGGTCACGGTTGTCGGCCATCAGAAAGGCAAAGACACCAAAGATAACATCGCCCGCAATTTTGGTATGCCTCATCCGGAAGGTTTCCGCAAGGGCCTGCGGCTGATGAAGCAAGCCGATAAGTTCCGCAGACCGATCATCACGTTTATCGACACTCCTGGAGCCTATCCAGGGGGAGCAGCTGAGGAAAGAGGACAAGCAGAAGCGATTGCGCGCAATCTCTTTGAGATGGCGAAATTTCGCGTGCCGATTATTTGTGTTATTATAGGGGAAGGCGGAAGCGGGGGAGCGCTGGCTCTAGGCGTTGGCAACCGCATCCTGATGTTGGAAAACGCCGTGTATTCGGTTAGTTCTCCAGAGGCGGCCGCATCGATCCTGTACAAGGATGCTTCGCAATCGTTGAAGGCGGCTGAAGCGATGAAGATCACCGCCGATTCCATCTTGGAACTCGGCGTTGCTGACGGCATCGTGCCCGAGCCGCGCGGCGGCGCGCATCGAGATATGCAGCAGCAGGCGGCATATATTAAGGAAGCTCTGCTTGCCCATCTAGATCCGTTGCTTCAAATGAATGAACAAGAGCTCCGCGAAGACCGCTACAGAAAGTACCGAGCAATTGGTAAATTTGCGTTTACTCAGCAGATTGGTGAAGTACAATAA